From Crassaminicella indica, one genomic window encodes:
- a CDS encoding helix-turn-helix domain-containing protein yields MIIKKNIIDDYYKYIENKYCAKTLDELLGKKYFIKDQLGEGSFFRVKIEKGLEISGFNISKMEMDFDRVPHEDILEVGYCYSGDTKILSLPDYKKYAFKEGDIFIYKALNELERFKFEYRNCKTISIHMNFNIIKNAVNSIWEDRIIRDWQENINNIFNENILIVEKASYDLRKIAQEIDEISSNNMMGYIKLKLKAIEFLSTFLEEKSKKNLKNIKNKEIQRITKAKEIINENIQNTPSVKELAIKLNTSIYKLQKWFKDITGDTVYGYIKKAKIRKAKYLLKNTNLSILEIANEIGYENPSKFANVFKRYNGITPLKYRKSK; encoded by the coding sequence ATGATAATTAAGAAAAATATAATAGATGATTATTATAAATATATAGAAAATAAATACTGTGCTAAAACATTAGATGAATTATTAGGCAAAAAATATTTTATTAAAGACCAATTGGGAGAAGGAAGTTTTTTTAGAGTAAAAATAGAGAAGGGATTAGAAATATCAGGATTTAATATCTCAAAAATGGAAATGGATTTTGATAGAGTGCCCCATGAGGACATTTTAGAAGTAGGATATTGTTATAGTGGAGATACAAAAATTTTATCCTTACCGGATTATAAAAAATATGCATTTAAAGAGGGAGATATTTTTATTTATAAAGCATTGAATGAATTGGAGCGTTTTAAATTTGAATATAGAAATTGTAAAACTATATCTATTCATATGAATTTTAATATTATCAAAAATGCTGTAAATTCTATTTGGGAAGACAGGATTATAAGAGACTGGCAAGAAAATATCAATAATATATTTAATGAAAATATATTAATTGTTGAAAAAGCTAGCTATGATTTAAGAAAAATAGCACAAGAGATAGATGAAATTTCTAGTAATAATATGATGGGATATATAAAATTAAAATTAAAAGCTATTGAGTTTTTATCTACTTTTCTTGAAGAAAAATCAAAGAAAAATTTAAAAAATATTAAAAATAAAGAAATACAAAGAATCACTAAGGCGAAAGAAATCATCAATGAAAATATTCAAAATACACCTTCTGTTAAAGAATTAGCAATCAAATTAAATACAAGTATTTACAAATTACAAAAATGGTTTAAAGATATTACAGGAGATACGGTCTATGGATATATAAAAAAAGCAAAAATACGAAAAGCAAAATATTTATTAAAAAATACTAATCTATCAATTTTAGAGATTGCTAATGAAATAGGCTATGAAAATCCAAGTAAATTTGCAAATGTATTTAAAAGATATAATGGGATAACACCTTTAAAATACAGAAAATCAAAATAA
- a CDS encoding Na+/H+ antiporter NhaC family protein, with product MGFLMGFAKLSPVFVMAGLMISGMDALLAAPLATVYAAIIAVITEKLKFNEIVDCAVENVKEMQLVFFILMLAYAMAEAFMATGVGASIINMALSLGMTAKTVAVTGFIVTAILSVATGTSWGTFAACAPIFLWLNHIVGGHILLTTAAIAGGACFGDNIGLISDTTVVSSGIQKVEVIHRIRHQGVWSILCLVITAAIIFGLSMGLPNTTANASDAISQISPDVMDYLANKKPAAVTLLNQVKEGVPYYMIIPLLIVLVVAVKGLPTLACLGLGIISSLVLGLVAGTVENVSSFLDLVYTGFEGAGSWVIVMMMWVAAFGGIMGRIKAFAPISNLISSIVSNVRQLMFANGLLSILGNAALSDEMAQIVTIGPIIKSLTDENVEASEEDMYKLRLRNATFGDALGVFGSQLIPWHVYMGFYVAIASAVYPLHEFVAIEIIKHNVMAMVAVGSILLLTLTGLDRFIPLFGLPSEPQVKLKKHNKKTIKETA from the coding sequence ATGGGATTTTTAATGGGATTTGCAAAACTTTCACCTGTTTTTGTAATGGCAGGACTTATGATTTCTGGTATGGATGCATTATTAGCAGCACCATTAGCTACCGTATATGCAGCAATCATTGCAGTTATCACCGAAAAGCTTAAATTCAATGAAATTGTTGATTGTGCTGTTGAAAATGTTAAAGAGATGCAGCTTGTATTCTTTATTCTTATGTTAGCTTATGCTATGGCTGAAGCTTTCATGGCTACTGGTGTAGGTGCATCTATTATCAACATGGCACTTAGTCTAGGTATGACTGCAAAAACAGTAGCTGTTACAGGCTTTATAGTTACTGCTATTTTATCTGTTGCTACAGGTACTTCCTGGGGAACATTTGCAGCATGTGCGCCAATCTTTTTATGGTTAAATCATATCGTTGGTGGACATATATTACTTACAACTGCTGCAATCGCTGGTGGAGCTTGTTTTGGAGACAATATCGGACTTATTTCAGATACTACGGTAGTTAGTTCTGGTATTCAAAAGGTTGAAGTTATTCATAGAATCAGACATCAAGGTGTTTGGTCTATATTATGTCTTGTAATCACTGCAGCAATTATATTTGGTTTAAGTATGGGATTACCTAATACAACTGCAAACGCTTCTGATGCAATCAGCCAAATTTCTCCTGATGTTATGGACTATTTAGCTAATAAGAAACCAGCAGCTGTTACTCTATTGAACCAAGTAAAAGAAGGCGTACCATATTATATGATTATTCCATTATTAATCGTATTAGTTGTAGCTGTTAAAGGCTTGCCAACTCTTGCTTGTTTAGGATTAGGTATTATTTCATCCTTAGTATTAGGTCTTGTTGCAGGTACTGTTGAAAATGTTAGTAGCTTCTTAGATTTAGTATATACTGGTTTTGAAGGTGCTGGATCATGGGTTATCGTTATGATGATGTGGGTTGCTGCTTTTGGTGGAATCATGGGAAGAATCAAAGCATTTGCTCCAATCTCTAACTTAATCTCAAGCATCGTTTCAAATGTAAGACAACTTATGTTTGCAAATGGTTTACTTTCTATTCTTGGAAATGCAGCTTTATCTGATGAAATGGCTCAAATCGTTACAATCGGACCAATCATCAAATCTTTAACAGATGAGAATGTAGAGGCTAGCGAAGAAGATATGTACAAGCTTCGTCTAAGAAATGCAACTTTCGGAGATGCACTAGGTGTATTTGGTTCGCAGCTTATTCCATGGCACGTGTATATGGGATTCTATGTAGCTATTGCTTCAGCAGTATATCCACTACATGAATTTGTTGCAATAGAAATTATCAAACACAATGTAATGGCTATGGTTGCTGTAGGATCTATCTTACTTCTAACATTAACTGGTCTAGATAGATTTATACCTCTATTCGGACTACCATCTGAACCACAAGTAAAACTAAAAAAACATAATAAGAAAACTATAAAAGAAACAGCATAA
- a CDS encoding cation:proton antiporter, which produces MNPFISLGIALIVGILFGKLMNRFKVPAVAGYIIAGLILGTSGFNIVNSEMIEKLSFLSDFALGIIAFNIGSELQISVIKKLGKSIFVIATCEALSAFLFVTAITYLLTKNISTALILGAVSSATAPAATVMVLKEYNAKGPLTSTLLGVVAIDDAICLMIYAIASSVAKVFIKHETVTLYKILIHPIMEIVSSILVGLVLGIILTYLVKISKKEGELLPFITGMIILLVGIATKFHLSPLLCAMALGIVIANISSNNRRAFSSVESFSSPIIAAFFTLAGSRLDISLLPHIGIIGVCYLIFRIIGKVLGASIGGIIADSPKVVKKYIGFGLLSQVGVAVGLAIVVNREFSNSELGSLVITILLATTIITEIVGPLATKSAIIKAKEAHL; this is translated from the coding sequence ATGAATCCATTTATCAGTTTAGGTATTGCACTTATTGTAGGTATTTTGTTTGGAAAGCTTATGAACAGATTCAAAGTTCCAGCTGTTGCTGGATATATCATAGCAGGTCTTATTTTGGGAACCTCTGGCTTTAATATCGTTAACAGCGAGATGATAGAAAAATTATCTTTTCTAAGCGACTTTGCTTTAGGAATAATTGCTTTTAACATAGGTAGTGAACTTCAAATATCAGTTATTAAAAAATTAGGCAAATCTATATTTGTCATTGCAACCTGTGAAGCTTTATCAGCATTTTTATTTGTAACTGCTATTACCTATTTACTAACTAAAAATATATCTACTGCTTTAATTTTAGGAGCTGTATCTTCTGCTACTGCTCCAGCAGCAACTGTAATGGTTTTAAAGGAATACAATGCAAAAGGTCCCCTAACAAGTACTTTACTTGGTGTTGTAGCAATAGACGATGCTATTTGTTTAATGATTTATGCTATCGCTTCTTCAGTAGCAAAGGTGTTCATCAAGCATGAAACTGTCACTCTTTATAAAATATTAATACATCCTATTATGGAAATTGTATCATCTATTCTAGTTGGTTTAGTACTTGGTATTATATTAACATATCTAGTAAAGATTTCAAAAAAAGAAGGAGAACTACTTCCCTTTATTACAGGAATGATTATACTTCTTGTTGGAATAGCTACTAAATTTCATTTATCTCCACTGCTTTGTGCAATGGCTTTAGGAATAGTTATTGCAAATATATCTTCTAACAATAGAAGAGCTTTCTCAAGCGTTGAAAGCTTTTCATCACCAATTATTGCAGCCTTTTTTACGTTAGCAGGTTCAAGACTTGACATATCTTTACTTCCTCATATAGGAATTATTGGTGTTTGCTATTTGATATTTAGAATCATAGGAAAAGTATTAGGTGCTTCTATTGGAGGAATAATTGCTGATTCTCCTAAAGTAGTAAAAAAATATATTGGCTTTGGCTTATTGTCTCAAGTCGGTGTGGCTGTAGGACTTGCGATTGTTGTAAATCGAGAGTTTTCAAACTCAGAGCTAGGTTCTTTAGTCATAACTATTCTTTTAGCAACAACAATTATTACAGAAATAGTTGGTCCATTAGCTACAAAAAGTGCTATAATAAAAGCAAAAGAAGCTCATTTATAA
- a CDS encoding P-II family nitrogen regulator, which yields MYALFLILNETEKLDQIHNIFYEVGVGATTIDSVGMGKVLLEHHIDVPIFSSIRKLVEGNKPYNKTIISVIREEDKLRKTIDLINEELNHINKPGVGFMFVLPVLECYGSKHSGSKIKQINKG from the coding sequence ATGTATGCCCTATTTCTTATATTAAACGAAACAGAAAAATTAGATCAAATTCACAATATATTTTATGAGGTAGGTGTAGGTGCAACCACCATTGATAGTGTAGGTATGGGAAAGGTTCTATTAGAGCATCACATAGATGTACCCATATTTTCAAGTATTCGAAAACTTGTAGAAGGAAATAAACCATATAATAAAACTATTATAAGTGTTATTAGAGAAGAAGATAAGCTTAGGAAAACAATCGATCTAATTAATGAAGAATTAAATCATATCAACAAGCCCGGTGTAGGATTTATGTTCGTCTTACCAGTATTAGAATGTTACGGTTCAAAGCATAGTGGATCTAAAATCAAACAAATAAACAAAGGTTAA
- the safA gene encoding SafA/ExsA family spore coat assembly protein: MKKFLTGMAIGLLLFTGAGSLNAQAVSKVHTVLPGDTLWKIAQRYEVGFSELIYENKQLKNPNIIYPGIKINIPDVEAERTFEKEVIRLVNAEREKMGLKPLKENWELSRIARYKSRDMKEQGYFSHTSPIYGTPFEMIKNFGLSYSYAGENIAKGQKTPKEVMMAWMNSPGHRKNILSPNYTEIGIGYAKDEKGTSYWTQMFIKSRNY, from the coding sequence ATGAAAAAATTTCTAACTGGTATGGCTATAGGTTTGCTACTATTTACAGGAGCAGGTTCGTTAAATGCTCAAGCTGTAAGTAAAGTGCATACAGTTTTACCAGGAGATACTCTTTGGAAAATAGCACAAAGGTATGAGGTTGGATTTTCAGAATTGATTTATGAAAATAAGCAGTTAAAGAATCCAAATATTATTTATCCAGGAATAAAGATAAATATTCCGGATGTAGAAGCAGAGAGAACTTTTGAAAAGGAAGTTATAAGATTAGTCAATGCAGAAAGAGAAAAAATGGGATTAAAACCATTAAAAGAAAATTGGGAGTTATCAAGGATTGCGAGGTATAAGTCTAGAGATATGAAAGAGCAGGGATATTTTTCACATACTTCGCCAATTTATGGAACACCTTTTGAAATGATTAAAAATTTTGGCCTTAGTTATTCTTATGCAGGAGAAAATATTGCAAAGGGACAAAAAACTCCAAAAGAAGTAATGATGGCTTGGATGAATTCGCCAGGACACAGAAAAAATATTTTAAGTCCAAATTATACAGAAATCGGTATTGGTTATGCAAAAGATGAAAAGGGAACTAGCTATTGGACTCAAATGTTTATAAAATCTAGAAATTATTAA
- a CDS encoding NUDIX hydrolase, whose protein sequence is MNFPAIQEFFQNRQAKPEGNYERFSVLVPIVKVKDQLELLFEIRSDHLKVQPKEICFPGGKIEKNESEKMCAIRETCEELNISSDHIKIFGSLDFLVLPYNIILYPFLGSISSIDPKKIQFNKDEVSEVFTVPIDFFMENEPQKHFIYLNAHIPETFPFHMIPSGKNYNWRTGKYPVLFYKYKEYVIWGMTARIIKNFVDIIKSKKSSLR, encoded by the coding sequence ATGAATTTTCCTGCAATTCAAGAATTTTTTCAAAATAGACAAGCTAAGCCTGAAGGAAATTATGAAAGATTTTCTGTTTTAGTACCTATAGTTAAAGTTAAAGATCAACTTGAACTTTTATTTGAAATTCGTTCAGATCATTTAAAGGTACAGCCAAAAGAAATATGTTTTCCTGGAGGAAAAATAGAAAAAAACGAATCTGAAAAAATGTGCGCTATCAGAGAAACTTGTGAAGAATTAAATATTTCATCAGATCATATAAAAATCTTTGGTTCTTTAGATTTTTTAGTCTTACCTTATAATATAATACTATATCCTTTTTTAGGAAGTATCTCATCAATAGATCCTAAAAAAATTCAATTTAATAAAGACGAAGTATCAGAAGTTTTTACCGTTCCAATAGATTTTTTTATGGAAAATGAACCCCAAAAACACTTTATATACCTTAACGCACATATTCCTGAAACTTTTCCATTTCATATGATTCCAAGTGGGAAAAATTATAATTGGAGAACAGGAAAATATCCCGTTCTATTTTATAAATATAAAGAATATGTCATATGGGGTATGACAGCAAGAATTATTAAAAATTTTGTTGATATTATAAAAAGCAAAAAATCATCTCTTAGATGA
- a CDS encoding IS1182 family transposase (programmed frameshift) — MLTKNNGYQNRIETVMIENLVSEDHLLRKINKYINFSFIYDLVEDKYCLDNGRPSIDPVVLFKMMFIGYLYGIRSERRLMEEIKYNIAYRWFLGYGITDEIPHHSTISQNRRRRFTGTDIFEKIFSNIVKQAIDNNLVLGKILYTDSTHLKANANKNKYEEKYIKVEVKEYVDDLENAINEDRINHGKKPLKKKKHEPEIKRIKSSITDPDSGFMHRDRKPKGFFYLEHRTVDAENNIITGVNVTPGNINDATPYLQILDEQIEKYGFEVKFVGLDAGYFTAPICKGLNDRNIQGAIGYRLGPHKKGKFTKNRFQYVDEWDVIMCPNLYPMHYKTTTRQGYREYISDKNNCSECPYKEKCLYDGNETRTIRLHVWEKYKDKVKRFTMYDQLGKRIYKRRKETVERSFADAKQLHGLRYARFRGIEKVKEQCLMTAAVQNMKKIAMILSSLSFNSFLNDYSHKILSYAYFIFKKDKPLKFFNGLSAT, encoded by the exons TTGTTAACTAAGAATAATGGATACCAAAATAGAATTGAAACTGTTATGATTGAGAACCTAGTTTCTGAAGATCATTTGCTTAGAAAAATCAATAAATATATTAACTTTTCATTTATATATGATTTAGTAGAAGATAAGTATTGTTTAGATAATGGAAGACCATCTATTGATCCAGTTGTTTTATTTAAGATGATGTTTATTGGATATCTTTATGGTATTCGCTCCGAAAGGAGATTAATGGAAGAAATCAAATATAATATTGCTTATAGATGGTTTTTAGGTTATGGAATTACTGATGAGATTCCTCATCATTCTACTATTAGTCAAAATAGAAGACGTAGATTTACAGGTACTGATATATTTGAAAAAATTTTTTCAAATATAGTGAAACAAGCAATAGATAATAATTTGGTATTGGGTAAAATACTATACACTGATTCTACTCATCTTAAAGCTAATGCTAATAAAAATAAGTATGAAGAAAAATATATTAAAGTTGAAGTAAAAGAATATGTTGATGATTTAGAAAATGCAATTAATGAAGATAGAATAAATCATGGTAAAAAACCTCTAAAAAAAAAGA AACATGAGCCAGAAATAAAGAGAATTAAATCTAGCATTACAGATCCTGACAGTGGTTTTATGCATAGAGATAGAAAACCCAAAGGTTTCTTCTATCTAGAACACAGAACGGTGGATGCAGAGAATAACATTATTACAGGTGTTAATGTTACTCCTGGTAATATTAATGATGCAACACCTTATCTTCAAATATTAGATGAACAAATTGAAAAATATGGTTTTGAGGTGAAATTTGTAGGACTTGATGCTGGATATTTTACTGCTCCAATTTGTAAAGGTTTAAATGATAGAAATATACAGGGTGCTATAGGTTACAGACTTGGACCACATAAAAAAGGAAAGTTTACAAAAAATAGATTTCAATATGTTGATGAATGGGATGTTATAATGTGCCCAAATCTTTATCCAATGCATTATAAAACTACTACCCGTCAGGGTTATAGGGAATATATCAGTGATAAAAATAATTGCTCTGAGTGTCCATATAAAGAAAAATGCTTATATGATGGTAATGAAACTAGAACAATTAGACTCCATGTATGGGAAAAATATAAAGATAAAGTTAAAAGGTTTACTATGTACGATCAGTTAGGGAAGCGGATTTACAAGAGAAGAAAAGAAACCGTTGAGCGAAGCTTTGCAGATGCTAAACAACTGCATGGGCTTCGCTATGCCCGCTTTCGCGGAATTGAGAAAGTCAAAGAACAATGTCTTATGACAGCAGCAGTACAAAATATGAAAAAGATAGCGATGATACTATCATCTCTATCTTTTAATTCTTTTTTGAATGATTATTCTCATAAAATATTAAGCTACGCTTATTTTATATTTAAAAAAGACAAACCACTGAAATTTTTCAATGGTTTGTCAGCAACCTGA
- a CDS encoding S1 RNA-binding domain-containing protein: MVSIGKFQQLKIVKKVPMGVYLDGGTNDPKDYILLPNNQLPSDVKEGELLEVFIYRDSKDRLIATRKKPLAEVGQLAYLKVVQTTKIGAFLDWGLEKDLFLPFKEQKYKVQTGRRYLVFVYVDKSGRICATTDIEKYLKTHGPYQKGNRVKGIVYLIKRDIGAFVAVDCQYIGLIPRNEIFYDIRNGDEIEARITEIREDGKLNLSTRKIAYKQMHIDSEMILEEIKERGGLLPLNDKSSPEQIKYHLKMSKSAFKRAVGRLLKEKKIEQTKEGLRLK, translated from the coding sequence ATGGTAAGTATCGGTAAGTTTCAACAACTAAAAATTGTAAAAAAGGTACCTATGGGAGTTTATTTAGATGGAGGTACAAATGATCCAAAGGATTATATTCTTCTACCGAATAATCAGCTTCCTTCAGATGTAAAGGAAGGGGAGCTTTTGGAAGTATTTATTTATAGAGATTCAAAGGATCGTTTGATTGCAACAAGAAAAAAACCATTAGCTGAGGTAGGTCAATTAGCTTATTTGAAGGTGGTTCAAACTACAAAAATTGGAGCTTTTTTAGATTGGGGATTGGAAAAGGATTTGTTTTTACCTTTTAAGGAACAAAAATATAAGGTGCAGACAGGTAGAAGATATTTGGTTTTTGTTTATGTAGATAAAAGTGGAAGAATCTGTGCTACTACAGATATTGAGAAATATTTAAAAACACATGGACCTTATCAGAAGGGGAATCGTGTAAAAGGAATTGTGTATTTGATCAAAAGGGATATAGGAGCCTTTGTAGCAGTAGATTGTCAATACATAGGTCTTATTCCTAGAAACGAAATTTTTTATGATATAAGAAATGGCGATGAAATAGAAGCAAGAATCACTGAAATTAGGGAAGATGGAAAGCTCAATTTATCTACAAGAAAGATTGCATATAAGCAGATGCATATAGATTCTGAAATGATTTTAGAAGAGATAAAAGAAAGAGGAGGATTGCTTCCTTTAAATGATAAAAGCAGTCCTGAACAAATAAAGTATCATCTCAAAATGAGTAAATCTGCTTTTAAACGTGCAGTGGGAAGACTATTAAAGGAAAAAAAGATCGAACAGACTAAAGAGGGCTTGCGATTAAAATAG
- a CDS encoding DUF4870 domain-containing protein, whose amino-acid sequence MLTTEQKLLCGAAHLGWIVGFPIIAPLIIMLLTADMFVKNQAKEALAFQIGMMILGAIFGFLSIILIGIPFLLVVWFAAFILPVIATIRSCKGIDYSYPITGSFIRKNL is encoded by the coding sequence ATGCTTACAACAGAACAAAAACTATTATGTGGTGCAGCGCATTTAGGTTGGATAGTAGGATTTCCAATTATTGCTCCATTAATAATTATGTTATTAACTGCTGATATGTTTGTTAAAAATCAAGCGAAAGAAGCATTAGCATTTCAAATTGGAATGATGATTTTAGGTGCTATTTTTGGATTTTTAAGTATTATATTGATTGGAATACCTTTTTTGCTTGTTGTTTGGTTTGCAGCATTTATTCTTCCTGTTATTGCAACCATAAGATCATGTAAGGGAATAGATTATTCTTATCCTATCACAGGAAGTTTTATTAGGAAGAATTTGTAG
- a CDS encoding HAD family hydrolase gives MTIAAFFDIDGTLYRNSLMIEHFKKLVKYEVLDPALWHSHAKKTYNNWDKRQGNYDDYLLEIAQIYIDSMKGLNQKQMDFIANQVIQLKGDRVYRYTRQRIHWHKEQGHKVIFISGSPSYLVEKMANKYNVIDFKGTEYLTDENDNYTGEIIQMWDSENKQKAMLSFKKKYNIDMEHSYAYGDTNGDFSMFQMVGYPIAINPTKELLQNIKANEEIKNKIQIIVERKDVIYKLNADIEIY, from the coding sequence ATGACTATTGCTGCTTTTTTTGACATCGATGGTACCTTATATCGAAATTCTTTAATGATTGAACATTTTAAAAAGCTTGTAAAATATGAAGTGCTCGATCCAGCTTTATGGCATAGCCATGCAAAAAAAACCTATAATAATTGGGATAAAAGACAAGGAAATTATGATGATTATCTTTTAGAAATCGCTCAAATTTATATTGATTCTATGAAAGGCTTAAATCAAAAGCAAATGGATTTCATTGCTAATCAAGTAATTCAGCTCAAAGGAGATCGTGTATACCGATATACACGCCAACGCATTCACTGGCATAAAGAACAAGGTCATAAAGTAATATTTATTTCTGGCAGTCCATCGTACTTAGTAGAAAAAATGGCAAACAAATACAATGTCATAGATTTTAAAGGAACAGAATATCTTACAGATGAAAATGATAATTATACAGGTGAAATTATACAAATGTGGGACTCAGAAAATAAGCAAAAGGCAATGCTTTCCTTTAAGAAAAAATATAACATTGATATGGAACATAGTTACGCATATGGAGATACAAATGGAGATTTTTCAATGTTTCAAATGGTAGGTTATCCTATTGCTATCAATCCTACAAAAGAGCTTTTACAAAATATCAAAGCCAATGAAGAAATAAAAAATAAGATCCAGATTATTGTAGAAAGAAAGGATGTAATATACAAGCTAAATGCAGATATTGAGATTTATTAA